The following proteins are co-located in the Eleginops maclovinus isolate JMC-PN-2008 ecotype Puerto Natales chromosome 23, JC_Emac_rtc_rv5, whole genome shotgun sequence genome:
- the LOC134859470 gene encoding protein FAM200A-like has translation MVACDSLMVMSCVANLTYYSLRTVLRAKLTHIYKHSRREYFKIGCSTANICYICTSLAIYLAPMDRFVVRKVPEGQAAMTEGQAATTEGQAATIGQGQASEASTSQKRRKRKYNEEYVKYGFTVTTDRAGEEVPLCFVCSTILCNEAMKPSKLTRHMETHHVHLKAKPVEYMQQMLRDFKGQQATMRKSAKINENALKASYLVALRVAKSKKPHTIAEQLILPAAIDMCRAMVSEECANKLKTIPLSDNTIGRRIGEMANDVKDQLMAKLQTVLFSLQIDETTDVTNDAQLLTFVRYEDSGTMCEEFLFCKPLPGRTTGVEIFKALDDFFTEHYISWQRCVALCSDGARAMSGSKTGLFAHVRRVAPGVIWTHCLIHREALASKDLSVELSGVFDVVVKTVNFIKRNALNTRLFSSLCHDLGSEHSSLLYHSEVRWLSRGAVLARVFELRGAIYEFLCEKHSDLASNFNDSYWLTKLAYLTDVFAELNKLNSSMQGRDANVMQLYEKLDAFVKKMSKWIERVESNNLAMFPSVEEYPDSTDINDTICEHLRKLVRQFAKYFTDSEEWRRDSKWILLPFSDDASVGSSLTAVEEDKLIEMSTDSVRRHMYDTQPLVKFWISCQTEFPQLAAKAMRCLLPFPTTYLCESGFSTLAYLKNKYRARLDPENDMRLSLSTISPRIDRLCGLHHAQISH, from the coding sequence atggtagcctgtgattcgctaatggtaatgagttgcgtcgctaacctcacttattattcattacgtacagtcttgcgagcaaagttgacacacatttataagcatagccgacgagagtattttaagataggttgtagtacagcaaacatttgttacatatgtactagtctagctatatatctagcaccaatggatcgttttgtagtgaggaaagtgccagagggacaggctgccatgacagagggtcaggctgccacgacagagggacaggccgccacgatagggcaaggacaggcttccgaagcgtcaacttcgcaaaaaagacgaaaaagaaaatacaatgaggaatatgttaaatatggattcacagtgacgacagacagagcaggagaggaggtaccactgtgtttcgtatgttcaacaattctctgtaatgaagctatgaagccgtcgaaacttacgcggcatatggagacgcatcacgtccacttgaaggccaaacccgttgagtacatgcaacagatgttgcgtgatttcaaaggacagcaggctaccatgaggaagagtgcaaaaataaatgaaaacgcactgaaagcatcgtatctggtcgctctcagggttgcaaaaagtaagaagccccataccattgcagagcagcttatattgccagcagccatagatatgtgcagagctatggtaagcgaagaatgtgccaacaaattaaaaactattccgttgtcagacaacacaatcggaagacgaattggggaaatggcaaatgatgtcaaagaccagctgatggcaaaacttcagacagttctgttttcccttcaaatcgacgagacgacagatgttactaatgatgcgcaactgttaacatttgtgcgatacgaggacagtggcactatgtgcgaggaatttcttttttgcaaaccactgcccgggcgaactaccggtgtagaaatatttaaagcactggacgattttttcacggagcactatatctcgtggcagaggtgcgttgcattatgcagcgatggggcccgagccatgagtggcagcaagactggactgtttgcgcatgtaaggagggtggctccgggggtaatttggacacactgcctgattcatagagaggctctcgcctccaaagatctcagtgttgagctcagtggtgtgtttgatgtcgttgtcaagacggtcaacttcataaaacgaaacgcattgaatacacgcctgttttcatccctatgccatgacttgggaagtgaacacagctctctcctttatcattcagaggtgcgttggctgtctcgcggcgctgtgctcgcccgtgtgtttgaactacgcggagctatctacgagttcttgtgcgagaagcattctgatctggcttccaatttcaacgatagttactggttaactaagctggcgtacctcacagatgtttttgcagagctgaacaagttgaacagctccatgcaagggagagatgcaaacgtcatgcagctctacgagaagctcgacgcatttgtgaaaaaaatgtcaaagtggatcgaacgagtggagagcaataacttggcgatgtttccttcagttgaggaataccctgacagcactgacatcaacgacactatatgtgagcatttgaggaagcttgtgcgtcaattcgcaaagtacttcactgattcggaagagtggcgccgtgacagcaagtggatcctgctcccattcagtgacgatgcatcagtagggtcaagtctgacggctgtggaagaggataagctgattgagatgtccacagactctgtcaggaggcatatgtacgacacacagccccttgttaaattctggataagttgccagacagaatttccacagcttgctgcaaaagcaatgaggtgtcttttgccctttccaaccacatacctgtgtgagagtggtttttctacactggcgtacttaaagaataagtacagggctaggcttgatccagagaatgacatgagactgtctctgtctaccatttcgccacgaatagacaggctgtgtggacttcaccacgcccagatatcacactga